Proteins encoded in a region of the Pirellulaceae bacterium genome:
- a CDS encoding serine/threonine protein kinase: MTEDRQKKAMSIFLRITEVDDSSRTPLLDEECGSDRQLRKEVESLLRHHTTKTLISSQHETFTSPPSHNALKNRRKTFIRQASIGIKRQRNALLAAGVMVLIIVATAAWAFTKVRSSLQQSVERQLTTVLNAEIKALELWIDVRQEEATVWAENDEVRSLVTKLEEAVQKTDPDQQQAINDALMALLEPLSSQEGHQGLAVINLSGRFIGGSEELINRVANEKAAPYLSKLFAGKPFFAIPSKERRYVAGIHSPIRDPSVTIGAPVFDLQRNVIAALCFGFDADEEFARVFSVANTDNNGDTYAFESNALLISNLSNRSNEKWVHKLGLIPFAAEQTALNLKIVDPGGDLTVGQTAATRNEQQPTEIVQRALATRKLKTTEIVKDVHGYRNYLGVEVVGAAKWLDEWRFGVATEMPVKDAFAPLRYVTSAFIFLIISVTLLALGLLVSALSLIRMRDRIGEAEHLGAYQLQQLIGEGGMGRVYKAQHALLKREAAVKLLDGLDSSQETIDRFEREVQLTCQLTHPNTIQIYDYGRSETGVFYYAMEYLPGITLEQLVAHVGQIPPARVINLLSQVCASLTEAHDVGLIHRDIKPANVMLCNRGGIADFAKVLDFGIAKKLDPEHEITQHDSVVGTPHYIAPERISNGSQVDSRSDLYSVGCVGFYLLTGSTPFQADSPVQLFHQLLNKTAPAPSKRTTQRIPVELDQIIFACLAQEPNERPASAKEMGHVLDQLKEQHPWTQDEAHAWWNGFRTMKSSFTQADEPFSP, from the coding sequence GTGACTGAAGATCGCCAGAAAAAGGCGATGAGCATTTTCTTGCGCATCACGGAGGTAGACGACTCGAGTCGCACTCCGTTACTCGATGAAGAATGTGGCTCTGATCGGCAATTGCGAAAAGAGGTGGAGTCGTTACTCCGACACCACACTACCAAAACGCTTATTTCGTCCCAGCATGAGACTTTTACCTCTCCGCCTTCCCATAACGCTCTGAAAAATCGTCGTAAGACGTTTATCAGACAAGCATCCATCGGGATCAAACGGCAAAGGAATGCATTACTGGCTGCAGGCGTGATGGTGTTGATCATTGTTGCGACTGCCGCCTGGGCCTTCACAAAGGTACGCAGTTCACTGCAGCAAAGCGTCGAACGCCAACTCACAACCGTATTAAACGCAGAGATCAAAGCGTTAGAACTGTGGATCGACGTGCGGCAAGAGGAAGCCACCGTGTGGGCAGAAAATGATGAGGTGAGATCTCTCGTCACAAAACTGGAAGAAGCGGTTCAAAAAACCGATCCAGATCAGCAACAAGCGATCAACGACGCGCTCATGGCATTACTCGAGCCACTTTCTTCTCAAGAAGGCCATCAAGGGCTAGCTGTCATCAATCTGTCAGGACGTTTCATTGGCGGTAGCGAAGAGTTGATTAACCGCGTCGCAAATGAAAAAGCCGCTCCCTATTTGAGCAAGCTCTTCGCAGGCAAACCCTTTTTTGCCATCCCCAGCAAGGAGCGGCGTTATGTCGCTGGAATTCACTCCCCCATTCGAGATCCATCGGTCACTATTGGAGCTCCCGTTTTTGACTTGCAGCGTAATGTGATCGCTGCCTTGTGTTTTGGCTTTGATGCGGACGAAGAATTTGCTCGCGTGTTTTCCGTCGCAAACACGGACAACAACGGAGACACGTATGCTTTCGAATCCAACGCGCTGTTGATTTCAAATCTATCCAACCGATCTAACGAAAAATGGGTTCACAAACTCGGACTAATCCCGTTCGCCGCGGAACAAACTGCGCTCAACTTGAAGATCGTCGACCCCGGCGGTGATCTCACAGTCGGGCAAACGGCGGCAACAAGAAACGAACAACAACCAACCGAAATCGTTCAGCGAGCGTTGGCCACTCGCAAGCTCAAAACAACGGAGATCGTCAAGGATGTGCATGGCTACCGAAACTACCTGGGGGTTGAGGTCGTAGGGGCCGCAAAATGGCTCGACGAATGGCGTTTCGGCGTAGCCACTGAGATGCCCGTAAAGGATGCATTCGCACCTCTACGCTATGTCACTTCGGCCTTTATCTTTCTGATTATCAGCGTCACCTTGCTAGCTCTTGGGCTACTTGTGTCTGCGCTGTCCTTGATTCGCATGCGAGATCGAATCGGCGAAGCCGAACACCTCGGCGCCTACCAGTTGCAGCAACTGATCGGCGAAGGTGGCATGGGACGAGTCTACAAGGCCCAGCATGCACTGCTTAAACGAGAAGCGGCCGTCAAACTTCTCGATGGTCTCGACTCAAGTCAGGAGACCATCGACCGCTTTGAACGTGAAGTTCAACTGACCTGCCAATTGACTCATCCGAATACGATTCAGATTTATGACTACGGTCGCTCTGAAACAGGTGTCTTTTATTACGCGATGGAATATCTCCCGGGCATCACGTTGGAGCAATTAGTTGCACACGTCGGACAGATTCCACCGGCGCGAGTGATTAATCTGCTGAGTCAAGTCTGCGCTTCACTCACCGAAGCACATGACGTAGGACTGATTCATCGCGACATCAAACCGGCTAACGTAATGCTTTGCAATCGTGGAGGAATAGCGGACTTCGCCAAAGTCCTTGACTTTGGCATCGCCAAAAAACTTGACCCCGAGCACGAGATTACACAACACGACAGTGTTGTTGGCACACCTCATTACATCGCGCCAGAACGAATCTCGAATGGCTCACAAGTCGATTCAAGGTCTGACCTCTATTCCGTCGGCTGTGTGGGATTTTACCTGCTTACCGGCTCGACTCCATTCCAAGCTGACTCACCTGTGCAACTCTTTCATCAGCTTTTAAACAAGACAGCACCGGCCCCCTCAAAGCGAACAACTCAACGGATTCCCGTGGAATTAGATCAAATCATTTTTGCTTGCCTCGCTCAAGAACCAAACGAACGTCCGGCATCTGCAAAAGAAATGGGACACGTTCTCGACCAACTCAAAGAGCAGCATCCTTGGACTCAAGACGAAGCCCATGCCTGGTGGAACGGTTTCCGTACGATGAAAAGCTCATTCACCCAAGCAGACGAGCCTTTTTCGCCTTGA
- a CDS encoding sigma-70 family RNA polymerase sigma factor, with amino-acid sequence MTNSQTTDILLDLEQGDRQRVDELSDIVYDELRNMAQSFLRRERSDHPLQPTALVHEAFLRMADQSRVNWQGRSHFMAISAQAMRRILVDHARSKKRQKRSGQWHRVLLNDDAMLSRHRDEDVLAVNEALEKLEQIDPVRAKIVELRFFSGMSVKEVAEAMDLSPRTVERNWTAIRAWLRKELSEETDE; translated from the coding sequence ATGACTAACAGTCAAACGACAGATATCTTGCTCGATCTGGAACAGGGTGATCGACAGCGCGTTGATGAGCTATCCGACATCGTCTACGACGAGTTACGGAACATGGCGCAATCGTTTTTGCGACGAGAGCGATCCGACCATCCGCTGCAGCCAACCGCCCTGGTTCACGAAGCATTTCTGCGAATGGCCGATCAGAGTCGTGTCAATTGGCAGGGCCGCTCACATTTCATGGCAATTAGTGCTCAGGCGATGCGCCGAATCCTGGTCGATCATGCTCGCTCTAAGAAACGCCAAAAGCGAAGCGGTCAATGGCATCGCGTATTGTTAAACGATGATGCGATGTTGAGTCGCCATCGAGACGAAGACGTGTTGGCAGTCAACGAAGCATTGGAAAAGCTCGAACAAATTGATCCGGTTCGAGCGAAGATCGTGGAGCTACGATTCTTTTCAGGGATGAGCGTCAAGGAGGTTGCCGAGGCGATGGATTTGTCGCCTCGAACGGTCGAACGAAATTGGACGGCCATTCGAGCATGGCTCCGAAAGGAACTCTCCGAGGAGACGGATGAGTGA
- a CDS encoding isoprenyl transferase yields the protein MNLEPDRRPKHIAVIMDGNGRWAQRRGLPRIEGHRQGVASVRRTTEECARLGIDQLTLYCLSSENWKRPQHELDFLMHLLEQYMIEERSLIMKQNVVVKLIGRRDDIPDSVLKEIDKTVEMSSTNGGTRLCLAVNYGGRSEIVDAVQRIATQVANGKISASEVNERTISDSLYTAGMPDPDLLIRTAGEMRVSNFLLWQISYAELWVTEKSWPEFEIKDLHEAMRDFAARDRRYGGLNMND from the coding sequence CTGAATCTGGAACCAGATCGACGCCCGAAGCATATTGCCGTCATCATGGACGGAAACGGTCGCTGGGCGCAACGCCGCGGTTTACCACGGATCGAAGGGCATCGACAAGGCGTCGCCAGTGTTCGACGCACGACCGAGGAGTGTGCTCGACTGGGAATCGATCAACTTACACTTTACTGCTTATCCAGCGAAAACTGGAAACGCCCGCAGCATGAGCTTGATTTCCTGATGCATCTGCTGGAACAATACATGATCGAAGAGCGTTCTTTGATTATGAAACAAAATGTGGTCGTCAAGCTGATCGGCCGTCGCGATGACATTCCCGATTCCGTGCTGAAAGAAATCGACAAAACCGTCGAAATGAGCTCCACAAACGGCGGTACTCGACTCTGCTTGGCGGTAAATTACGGCGGGCGTTCTGAGATCGTCGACGCAGTCCAACGGATTGCAACTCAAGTAGCCAACGGTAAAATATCGGCGAGCGAAGTCAACGAGCGGACGATTTCTGATTCGCTTTACACGGCAGGAATGCCAGATCCTGACTTGCTCATCCGAACGGCAGGCGAGATGCGAGTCAGCAATTTTCTGTTGTGGCAAATCAGCTACGCAGAGCTGTGGGTAACAGAAAAGAGCTGGCCTGAGTTCGAGATCAAGGACTTGCATGAAGCGATGCGAGATTTTGCCGCACGAGATCGCCGCTACGGTGGCTTAAACATGAACGACTAA
- a CDS encoding PhoH family protein yields MTESTISLVDVNSLLSLFGARDQHIKRIRSALGVEITHRDGKIRVAGSDQGVAKATQALEQLKSLVERRGSLADEEVSEVLRLVTHADSGEVQPEPIQVLAPGRKVNARTPGQAKYIKAIRRHDLTFAVGPSGTGKTYLAVALAVEALKEERIRKIVLVRPAVEAGESLGFLPGDLQAKINPYLRPLLDALHEMMDYDQIKRQMEEDVIEVVPLAYMRGRTLNEAFIILDEAQNTTVAQMKMFLTRMGNGSKIVVAGDETQLDLPPHTRSGLTDALMRLKNIEGFKQIRLEKSDIVRHPLVTQIVRAYEEGSNRRRLGPKN; encoded by the coding sequence ATGACAGAATCAACCATTTCGCTGGTCGACGTCAATTCGCTGCTGTCTCTGTTTGGAGCTCGCGATCAGCACATTAAGCGAATTCGTTCCGCATTGGGCGTTGAAATCACGCATCGCGACGGCAAAATTCGTGTCGCCGGATCCGATCAAGGTGTCGCGAAAGCGACCCAGGCGTTGGAACAACTGAAATCTCTCGTGGAGCGCCGAGGCAGTTTGGCGGACGAAGAGGTCAGCGAAGTACTACGACTGGTGACCCATGCCGATTCCGGCGAAGTCCAACCTGAGCCGATCCAAGTGCTGGCGCCAGGGCGAAAAGTCAACGCTCGCACCCCCGGTCAAGCCAAATACATCAAGGCAATTCGCCGGCATGACCTCACTTTTGCAGTCGGCCCCTCCGGTACCGGCAAAACTTATTTGGCGGTCGCCTTGGCAGTCGAAGCCTTGAAAGAGGAGAGGATACGTAAGATTGTGCTGGTACGGCCGGCTGTGGAAGCGGGTGAAAGCTTGGGATTTTTGCCGGGAGACCTCCAAGCAAAAATCAATCCTTATCTTCGTCCGTTGTTGGATGCCTTGCATGAAATGATGGATTACGATCAGATCAAGCGTCAGATGGAAGAAGATGTTATCGAAGTGGTCCCGCTTGCCTACATGCGAGGGCGAACGCTTAATGAAGCGTTCATCATTCTCGACGAAGCGCAAAACACCACGGTGGCTCAAATGAAGATGTTTCTGACCCGAATGGGGAACGGTTCCAAGATTGTGGTCGCCGGTGATGAGACACAACTTGATCTACCACCCCACACTCGAAGCGGCTTGACGGACGCCTTAATGAGACTGAAGAACATTGAAGGTTTCAAACAAATCCGCCTGGAGAAGTCGGACATTGTAAGACATCCTCTCGTAACCCAAATTGTTCGAGCCTACGAAGAGGGTTCGAATCGAAGGCGATTAGGACCCAAAAACTAG
- a CDS encoding HDIG domain-containing protein, which translates to MSSSTGNPKRTRSDRVATLKLPPGTIERAIETVRRGDVLLRVSLCIITALAVWAITGGWKPPFSFRTGDVPSRNVIARVNFSRVDEDATRNAKNEKRRLQDCVYTHDPRNLVELQQALKDRVFQLKGTASFEDVDKALWSKFATATSSEDPAAEDLEKLNAVNGLISSLAPQSASPAIDLGPGQPITKELRKRAEFEQFKKSLADDPNLDAFVQAVRRSLAEFEENGLLENLQHGLEDGNQSQILIEDGNDNYLRIVEADKVRIGQVIPRLEANLKANIASSTLAAQVFAWLKPQLKTTLQYDREKTRQRTAEIIDALEPKLKEYLANKDVLADAGVAMNPETVALLRDEYKAFVDQLDHQRFLYFSTSKFGMYLAIYMLCGFYIFFRRRRILTDIGSLAKLLTLVFATVAISWFAAPSRFELIPLLLFSMTVVILYQQELALLLSASVAVVCVLSLGYGLMDLVMILASMATAILLLRHVRSRTKLIYVGLLTAVATFFTAIGVGTLCHFIDIAPVTVSASEGMSSLAPPAWFLLVDATIAGGCAIAAGLVLTGLLPFIEKFFGVQTDLSLLELGDPAHPLLQELVRRAPGTYNHSINVASIAQAAAESINANGLLVRVGAYYHDIGKMLKPGYFVENQQGKDNCHETLLPAMSTLVIIAHVKDGADLARQHNLPDSIIDFIQQHHGTTLVEYFYRRANEQKESDPEAAAVDEGSYRYPGPKPQTREAAVLMLADAVESAARTLVEPAPARIESLVEDISMKRLLDGQFDECGLTLRELRTIQNSLVKSVAAVYHGRIKYQDQQTA; encoded by the coding sequence ATGTCGTCTTCCACCGGCAACCCGAAACGCACACGCTCTGATCGCGTCGCAACGCTCAAGCTTCCGCCAGGAACAATTGAGCGGGCGATAGAAACAGTGCGTCGTGGCGACGTTCTGTTACGCGTTTCACTTTGCATCATCACGGCATTGGCTGTCTGGGCCATCACAGGCGGCTGGAAACCGCCCTTTTCTTTTCGAACGGGCGACGTTCCTTCACGAAACGTCATCGCACGAGTGAATTTCAGCCGCGTCGACGAAGACGCAACGCGAAACGCCAAGAATGAGAAGAGACGTTTGCAGGACTGTGTCTACACGCATGACCCTCGCAACTTGGTGGAACTACAGCAAGCGTTGAAGGACCGAGTGTTTCAGCTCAAAGGGACTGCTTCCTTCGAAGACGTCGACAAGGCCCTTTGGAGTAAATTTGCGACGGCAACAAGCTCGGAAGATCCGGCCGCCGAGGATCTTGAAAAACTAAACGCCGTCAATGGACTGATCTCGTCTTTAGCCCCTCAGTCAGCAAGTCCTGCCATCGACTTAGGCCCCGGCCAGCCAATCACCAAGGAGCTTCGGAAGCGCGCCGAATTTGAACAATTCAAGAAATCGCTCGCGGATGACCCCAACCTGGATGCGTTTGTACAAGCAGTGCGAAGGAGTTTGGCCGAATTTGAAGAAAACGGACTACTCGAAAATCTTCAACACGGCTTAGAGGATGGAAATCAATCTCAAATATTGATTGAGGATGGCAATGACAACTACCTGCGAATCGTGGAAGCCGACAAGGTTCGAATTGGCCAAGTCATTCCACGACTCGAAGCCAATCTGAAGGCCAACATCGCGTCGTCCACCCTGGCGGCCCAGGTTTTTGCTTGGCTCAAACCACAACTGAAGACCACGCTGCAGTACGACAGAGAAAAGACGCGGCAGCGCACCGCCGAGATCATTGACGCACTTGAACCGAAGCTCAAAGAGTATCTTGCCAACAAAGACGTATTGGCGGATGCAGGCGTCGCGATGAATCCAGAAACCGTCGCGTTACTGCGGGATGAATACAAGGCATTCGTCGACCAATTAGATCACCAGCGATTCCTTTATTTTTCAACATCCAAATTCGGCATGTATTTGGCGATCTACATGCTTTGTGGATTCTACATCTTTTTTCGTCGACGGAGGATACTCACCGACATTGGAAGTCTGGCCAAGCTATTAACGTTGGTCTTTGCAACCGTTGCCATCAGCTGGTTCGCCGCGCCTTCTCGATTCGAACTGATACCGTTGCTGCTATTCAGCATGACGGTTGTAATCTTGTATCAACAAGAGCTGGCTCTGTTACTCTCGGCTTCCGTTGCAGTGGTCTGCGTACTCTCGCTTGGCTATGGCCTAATGGATTTGGTAATGATTCTGGCGAGCATGGCAACAGCCATCTTGCTATTACGCCATGTCCGCAGCCGAACAAAATTAATCTACGTCGGCTTGCTCACTGCCGTGGCAACCTTTTTCACTGCGATCGGCGTCGGCACTTTATGTCACTTCATCGATATCGCCCCTGTAACCGTGAGCGCCAGTGAAGGCATGAGCTCGCTCGCCCCACCCGCCTGGTTTTTGCTCGTTGATGCAACCATAGCCGGTGGATGTGCCATTGCGGCCGGCCTTGTCCTGACAGGCCTACTTCCGTTCATCGAAAAGTTCTTTGGCGTTCAAACCGATTTGAGCCTGCTTGAACTGGGCGACCCGGCTCATCCACTGCTGCAGGAGCTCGTGCGACGGGCTCCGGGCACTTATAACCACTCGATTAACGTAGCCTCAATCGCTCAGGCAGCTGCCGAGTCAATCAATGCCAACGGCTTGTTGGTACGCGTTGGTGCCTATTACCACGACATCGGGAAAATGTTGAAACCGGGCTACTTCGTAGAAAACCAGCAGGGCAAGGACAATTGCCATGAGACTCTGCTACCGGCCATGAGCACACTCGTGATTATCGCTCACGTGAAAGACGGTGCAGATTTAGCTCGCCAACATAACTTGCCCGACTCAATCATTGATTTCATCCAACAACATCACGGCACCACGTTGGTTGAGTACTTTTACCGCCGGGCTAACGAACAAAAAGAGTCCGATCCGGAAGCAGCGGCGGTGGACGAGGGCAGCTACCGCTATCCTGGCCCGAAGCCACAAACACGAGAAGCCGCCGTCTTGATGTTGGCAGATGCAGTAGAGAGTGCGGCGCGTACACTGGTAGAACCTGCACCAGCTCGAATCGAAAGCTTGGTAGAAGATATTTCGATGAAGAGATTGCTTGACGGTCAGTTCGACGAATGCGGACTGACCTTACGTGAGTTACGAACGATCCAAAACAGTCTCGTCAAATCCGTCGCGGCCGTCTATCACGGTCGCATCAAATACCAAGACCAACAAACGGCCTGA
- a CDS encoding hemolysin family protein — translation MTQGSLIWIAIGSSVAAFFTATATKVLSELSWHELEEYCRIRKQAERFDKIHNDADSVALTTETLQIIFSIVSLLISSTLLFSSENTSANHPLTTLAISALLCFGFLTILLWIPREIARWWAPPFLVRSWFIWITADRVLRPLHLVSWGVRLLLRRLNGRSSEPSEEEALEDEILSIVTEGQHDGLLEADVREMIAGVIELDDADVGDIMTPRSKMDVIPADTDWDQMLQFVVAMGRTRIPVYGDNLDDIVGVLYVKDLLTKLSRNEPPSDRNLRSVLREAWQVPRSTRLDELLQKFLHTRNHLAIVVDEFTHVVGLVTIEDVLEEIVGEIVDESDKEEVGEIRSVSETVAEINARAHLEEINEQLGTELPEDQEYDTLGGFVLSELERIPKVGESLHWKNLRLTILDANKRRVECVRLEIVQNKKTAGAN, via the coding sequence GTGACCCAGGGGTCCCTCATTTGGATTGCGATCGGCAGCTCTGTGGCAGCATTTTTTACTGCAACAGCCACCAAGGTATTGAGTGAGCTGTCCTGGCACGAACTGGAAGAATATTGCCGCATCCGAAAACAGGCTGAGCGATTCGACAAGATCCATAATGACGCAGATTCCGTTGCGCTGACCACGGAAACGCTGCAAATCATCTTCTCAATCGTTTCGCTACTGATCAGCTCGACCCTGCTCTTCTCTAGCGAAAATACGTCCGCCAATCATCCGCTGACGACTCTGGCGATTTCTGCACTCCTTTGCTTCGGTTTTCTGACAATCTTGCTGTGGATCCCGCGAGAAATTGCCCGCTGGTGGGCTCCGCCCTTCCTCGTTCGCAGCTGGTTCATTTGGATCACGGCTGACCGAGTTTTGCGTCCGCTCCATCTCGTTTCCTGGGGCGTGCGGCTATTGCTGCGACGTCTCAACGGACGTTCCTCGGAACCCAGTGAAGAAGAAGCATTGGAAGACGAGATTCTCTCCATCGTCACCGAAGGCCAACATGACGGGCTCCTTGAGGCAGATGTCCGTGAAATGATCGCGGGTGTGATCGAACTTGACGATGCAGACGTTGGGGACATCATGACGCCTCGGTCAAAAATGGACGTGATTCCAGCTGATACAGACTGGGATCAGATGCTTCAATTCGTGGTCGCCATGGGGCGTACTCGCATCCCTGTGTATGGTGACAATTTGGACGACATTGTTGGCGTACTCTACGTCAAAGATTTACTCACCAAGCTTTCGAGAAACGAACCGCCATCAGATCGCAACCTACGATCCGTCCTACGAGAAGCTTGGCAAGTCCCTCGCAGCACCCGGCTCGATGAGCTGTTGCAAAAATTCCTTCATACTCGTAATCACTTGGCTATTGTCGTTGATGAATTTACCCACGTTGTTGGTCTCGTAACGATCGAGGATGTCCTTGAAGAAATTGTTGGCGAAATCGTCGACGAATCAGACAAAGAAGAGGTCGGAGAAATCCGATCGGTCTCGGAAACGGTTGCAGAGATCAACGCGCGTGCCCATCTAGAAGAAATCAACGAACAACTGGGCACCGAACTCCCTGAGGATCAAGAGTATGACACACTGGGAGGATTTGTGCTGAGCGAACTGGAGCGAATCCCCAAAGTCGGCGAATCGTTGCATTGGAAGAACCTACGACTCACCATCCTCGATGCGAACAAGCGACGTGTTGAGTGCGTTCGATTGGAAATCGTGCAAAACAAAAAAACCGCCGGAGCAAATTAA
- the ybeY gene encoding rRNA maturation RNase YbeY, whose product MIRVEVSNRQAVLDVDTSKLQDAITAVLKTEGIQQAEVSLAIIDDVEIHELNRRYLQHDYPTDVLSFVLERSAAGLDGEVIISTETALERCQEFGWSATKELTLYAIHGTLHLVGFDDKTAVDRAEMRERERFHLAKLGIEIPAHSSTSRPQDRWAKGDHSK is encoded by the coding sequence GTGATTCGTGTAGAGGTATCAAATCGCCAAGCGGTTTTGGATGTGGACACATCCAAATTGCAAGATGCCATTACTGCCGTGCTGAAAACCGAAGGCATTCAGCAAGCAGAAGTGAGCCTGGCAATCATCGATGACGTGGAGATACACGAACTGAATCGACGTTATCTCCAGCACGACTACCCGACGGACGTGTTAAGCTTTGTGCTGGAACGCAGTGCAGCAGGACTGGACGGAGAAGTCATTATCAGCACGGAAACGGCTTTGGAACGCTGCCAGGAATTTGGCTGGTCAGCGACAAAAGAGCTGACACTTTACGCGATTCATGGCACATTACATTTGGTCGGATTCGATGACAAAACGGCTGTCGACCGGGCGGAGATGCGTGAGCGAGAACGATTTCACCTCGCCAAGTTAGGCATTGAAATCCCAGCCCATAGCTCAACTTCTCGACCACAAGACAGATGGGCAAAAGGAGACCATTCAAAGTGA
- a CDS encoding helix-turn-helix domain-containing protein, with translation MIVSNERKRYHRVATVRKLEGMSTPRAAARLGVPASHIERLEDEYIDLPLSLLYAWQQALDVPMGELLVGGADATPDGIWDRAKLLKAMKTVGSILEVTEDSAVENMAKNLRNELIQIMPELQDVKPWPRAGTPRKPHECFGRILEQPFNDLQPQLE, from the coding sequence ATGATCGTAAGTAATGAGAGAAAGCGTTATCACCGTGTCGCAACTGTACGAAAGCTGGAAGGAATGTCGACTCCACGAGCGGCCGCCCGGCTTGGTGTTCCAGCCTCCCATATTGAGCGGTTGGAGGATGAATACATCGATTTGCCGCTGAGCTTGCTTTACGCTTGGCAGCAAGCGTTGGATGTGCCGATGGGGGAGTTGTTGGTTGGCGGGGCGGATGCGACGCCAGACGGCATTTGGGATCGAGCCAAACTGTTGAAGGCGATGAAGACAGTGGGCTCGATTTTAGAGGTGACAGAAGACTCCGCCGTGGAAAACATGGCAAAGAACCTGCGGAATGAATTGATTCAGATTATGCCTGAATTACAGGATGTGAAACCGTGGCCAAGAGCGGGAACTCCCCGAAAGCCACACGAGTGCTTCGGACGCATTCTTGAACAACCCTTCAATGATTTGCAGCCGCAGCTTGAATAG
- a CDS encoding phosphatidate cytidylyltransferase, with protein sequence MLRWRLVVAAILIIPLLTLIWLDDQVNGGRPGIWLGPVALIIGVMACHEVNAIFRTGKFSVSAVPNLLASFSVLTFTLAPLLWIKYPIDCPIGKPGWTLIGMAVAVAIVFSCELVRFRQPGESLSRLATGIFAATYTGLLMSFLMQIRYLHSSRVGLIALVATILIVKLSDTGAYFVGRSIGRHKLAPHLSPGKTIEGLLGGIGAAMLGAWAVHSLILPQLAGDTQTGSLVWFMLYAITLTLAGVLGDLAESMLKREVGQKDSSSWLPGMGGVLDVADSMLSTAPVSFAWWASGMLILV encoded by the coding sequence GTGCTTCGTTGGCGTCTAGTCGTGGCCGCAATCCTGATCATTCCTCTCCTGACGCTGATCTGGCTTGACGACCAAGTAAATGGAGGTCGCCCCGGCATCTGGCTCGGACCCGTCGCGCTGATCATTGGCGTGATGGCCTGCCATGAAGTCAATGCGATCTTCCGAACCGGAAAGTTCTCGGTCTCGGCCGTCCCCAACCTGTTGGCGTCCTTTTCGGTCCTGACCTTTACTCTCGCACCACTCCTTTGGATCAAATATCCAATCGACTGCCCCATTGGCAAGCCAGGTTGGACCCTGATCGGCATGGCTGTCGCAGTGGCGATTGTCTTCTCCTGTGAACTTGTCAGATTTCGGCAGCCGGGCGAATCTCTCTCCCGACTCGCTACAGGCATCTTCGCAGCAACCTACACCGGATTGCTGATGAGTTTCTTGATGCAAATTCGCTATCTTCACTCCAGCCGCGTCGGACTGATCGCCCTCGTCGCCACCATCTTGATCGTTAAACTTTCCGATACCGGAGCCTATTTCGTAGGCCGTTCAATCGGACGCCACAAACTGGCTCCGCACCTCAGCCCCGGAAAAACCATTGAAGGCCTGCTGGGAGGAATCGGTGCCGCCATGCTCGGCGCCTGGGCGGTCCACTCACTGATCTTGCCACAACTCGCTGGCGACACCCAAACGGGATCCCTTGTTTGGTTCATGCTCTATGCGATCACGCTCACACTGGCGGGCGTGCTGGGAGACTTGGCAGAATCGATGCTAAAACGCGAAGTGGGGCAAAAGGACTCGAGCAGTTGGCTCCCCGGAATGGGCGGTGTCTTGGATGTTGCCGACTCCATGCTCAGCACGGCTCCGGTTAGCTTTGCTTGGTGGGCCAGCGGAATGCTGATCCTCGTTTAA